In Paenibacillus sp. 1781tsa1, one DNA window encodes the following:
- a CDS encoding ABC transporter substrate-binding protein, with amino-acid sequence MKREQRWMMKLSVLSLIMMLVLSACGSKAATESNSSSEGSSSESVKITLLNSKSEINTQLEQAAKDFHAENPNVTLEIVPVGSGQSPFEKASALYASGSPTTMMMLDTGDVEKFKDRVLDLTSESWMKDAVENSTAATTFDGKNYAFPFSIEGYGFIYNQNVLDQAVGGTFDPKSVQTTAQLDELFQKIAATGKSPLIVSPMDWSLGAHYLGLAYGGQSPDRAKVDQFITDLKAGQVDLASNAVFNGLLDTFDLMKTYNIDKASPLSGTYERGPEVLGKGEVGIWFQGNWAWPQISSFDTADGKYGFLPVPVSNNADDFGNTQISAAVSKRILLDKEKSTPAQQEAAKKFLEWIVYNEKGQDFLVNQASIIPAFSNITLEPTDPLGKSISEYIKAGKIEESMSTLPADHWSKLGASMQKYLADVIDRAGLASEIQAYWSNVK; translated from the coding sequence ATGAAAAGAGAACAGAGATGGATGATGAAATTATCGGTATTGTCTTTGATTATGATGCTTGTATTGTCGGCATGTGGAAGTAAAGCAGCGACGGAGTCCAACTCCTCCTCGGAGGGGAGCAGCAGTGAGAGTGTCAAAATCACCTTGCTCAATTCCAAGTCGGAAATTAACACTCAGCTGGAGCAAGCGGCTAAAGACTTCCATGCCGAAAATCCAAATGTCACACTTGAAATTGTACCTGTAGGCAGTGGACAGTCTCCGTTTGAAAAAGCGTCTGCTTTGTATGCATCTGGCAGCCCTACAACGATGATGATGCTGGATACAGGGGATGTCGAGAAATTCAAGGATCGTGTTCTGGATCTCACATCCGAGTCTTGGATGAAGGACGCTGTGGAGAATAGCACAGCGGCTACAACGTTTGATGGCAAAAATTATGCCTTCCCGTTCTCTATTGAAGGATATGGATTCATCTATAACCAGAATGTTTTGGATCAGGCGGTAGGTGGGACATTCGATCCAAAGTCTGTACAGACCACTGCACAGCTTGATGAGCTGTTCCAAAAGATCGCTGCTACTGGAAAATCACCTTTGATTGTATCTCCGATGGATTGGTCGCTTGGTGCGCATTATCTGGGGCTTGCATATGGTGGGCAGTCGCCGGACCGTGCGAAGGTGGATCAATTCATTACTGATCTGAAGGCAGGTCAAGTGGACCTTGCTTCCAACGCCGTGTTTAATGGCTTGTTAGATACATTTGATCTGATGAAAACCTACAATATTGACAAGGCTTCTCCCCTGTCCGGAACTTATGAGCGTGGACCTGAGGTGCTTGGCAAGGGTGAGGTTGGCATTTGGTTCCAGGGCAACTGGGCATGGCCGCAAATTTCAAGCTTTGATACAGCAGATGGAAAATACGGCTTCCTGCCGGTACCTGTGAGCAATAATGCGGATGATTTCGGTAATACGCAAATCTCTGCTGCCGTATCCAAACGAATATTGCTGGATAAGGAAAAGAGCACACCAGCGCAGCAGGAAGCGGCAAAGAAATTTTTGGAGTGGATTGTTTATAACGAAAAAGGTCAGGATTTCCTGGTGAATCAAGCCAGTATTATTCCGGCATTCAGCAACATCACACTGGAGCCAACCGATCCGCTTGGCAAGTCCATTAGTGAATACATCAAGGCAGGCAAAATCGAGGAATCAATGAGTACACTTCCTGCGGATCACTGGTCCAAACTGGGTGCATCCATGCAGAAATACTTGGCTGACGTCATTGACCGTGCCGGACTTGCCAGCGAAATTCAGGCTTACTGGAGCAACGTGAAATAA
- a CDS encoding copper amine oxidase N-terminal domain-containing protein, whose amino-acid sequence MKMKMKKFIAPVLSLTLLMPGIAGAASAPQTPMTMMKASVNTPAADLRANLDHLLSEHFALAVTAMAKAYDGAKDADAAYKALDQNALDMQPAIASLYGEAGAKEFERIFRAHNKYTDDLVKATKMSNQAGIKQAQANINGFVDEFSTFLSTATEGKLPKAAAKQALKVHEDLVQKVFDEYVAGDYADAYKAYREGFKEMFDVSKALSTAITTQMPEKFQNTKADTKAADLRSALNHLASEHFALSALQMQEEFDGRTAASNALITAEAGNTADFKAAIASVYGNDGANAFEKIWVTNHVNAQSDYVKAVKNNDAAARAAVEKRIDGFTTEFATFLDSATAGNLPKAAGQQALTTHENQVQNVLNQYAAGNYDASYTTNREGFKVMFGVGQALGNAIVTQFNDKFQEPATPAPAPEMTTVWMQLNSKMLKINDKTTNMDTTPVLWKNTTYIPLRFLSEGIGATVKWDKKAQQVTVMAGDDTLEFWVNNNVMEVNGVKKNVGATVFVNKDGRTQVPLRFIAELLNWDVKWAQKDGSITLTKSM is encoded by the coding sequence ATGAAAATGAAAATGAAGAAGTTTATCGCACCAGTACTTAGCTTGACACTGTTGATGCCGGGGATCGCTGGAGCAGCTTCCGCCCCACAGACACCAATGACAATGATGAAAGCATCCGTAAACACACCTGCGGCTGACTTGAGAGCAAACCTGGACCACCTGCTGTCCGAGCACTTTGCACTCGCAGTAACGGCAATGGCAAAAGCATATGACGGAGCAAAAGATGCAGATGCAGCCTACAAAGCACTCGACCAGAATGCACTGGATATGCAACCAGCGATTGCTTCCCTATATGGTGAGGCAGGTGCCAAAGAATTCGAACGCATCTTCCGCGCTCATAACAAATACACCGATGATCTGGTGAAAGCAACCAAAATGAGCAACCAGGCTGGGATCAAACAAGCACAGGCAAACATCAACGGTTTCGTGGATGAGTTCTCCACGTTCCTGAGCACAGCTACCGAAGGCAAATTGCCAAAAGCAGCAGCCAAACAGGCGCTGAAAGTACATGAAGATCTCGTGCAAAAAGTTTTTGATGAGTATGTAGCTGGAGATTACGCTGATGCATACAAGGCTTATCGTGAAGGTTTCAAAGAAATGTTCGACGTAAGTAAGGCACTTTCCACAGCAATTACTACACAAATGCCTGAGAAATTCCAAAATACCAAAGCGGATACCAAAGCAGCTGATCTGAGATCTGCACTCAACCACCTGGCTTCCGAACACTTTGCGCTTTCGGCTCTGCAAATGCAAGAGGAGTTCGATGGACGTACAGCCGCTTCCAACGCACTGATTACAGCTGAAGCTGGAAACACAGCTGACTTCAAAGCAGCGATTGCTTCCGTTTACGGTAACGATGGTGCCAATGCTTTCGAGAAAATTTGGGTTACCAATCACGTTAATGCGCAAAGCGACTATGTAAAAGCCGTGAAAAACAACGATGCTGCGGCTCGTGCAGCAGTAGAGAAACGTATTGACGGATTTACAACAGAATTCGCTACATTCCTGGATTCGGCAACAGCTGGCAATCTGCCAAAAGCAGCAGGACAACAAGCACTGACAACACATGAAAATCAAGTGCAAAACGTATTGAATCAATATGCAGCAGGCAACTATGATGCTTCTTACACAACCAATCGTGAAGGCTTTAAAGTGATGTTTGGTGTAGGTCAAGCCTTGGGTAACGCGATTGTGACTCAATTTAACGACAAATTCCAAGAGCCAGCAACACCTGCACCAGCGCCAGAAATGACAACGGTGTGGATGCAACTGAACAGCAAAATGCTGAAAATTAACGACAAAACAACCAACATGGACACCACACCAGTGCTCTGGAAAAACACAACTTACATTCCACTGCGTTTCTTAAGTGAAGGTATTGGTGCAACAGTGAAATGGGACAAAAAAGCACAACAAGTAACGGTAATGGCTGGCGATGATACCCTTGAATTCTGGGTGAACAACAACGTTATGGAAGTGAACGGCGTGAAGAAAAACGTGGGTGCTACGGTATTTGTCAACAAAGATGGACGTACGCAAGTACCTCTGCGTTTCATTGCTGAACTTCTGAACTGGGACGTGAAATGGGCACAAAAAGATGGTTCCATTACGCTGACTAAATCCATGTAA
- a CDS encoding carbohydrate ABC transporter permease gives MLTEKGLWTRLRTRLIFTGPTLFAFATVMIIPFLYGIYLTFTNWDGIAIDQNFVGWDNYIGVFKDTVFWKSFGMTLEYVFITVVLTNAVAFLLAYAVTRGMKAQGWFRAGFFLPNLVGGIVLGFIWQFIFNQVLVFAGQKMNLTLFSTSWLADPDKAFWALIVVTVWQYAGYMMVIYIAGLMNVPKDVMEAASIDGASNRKMLARIVLPLMVPSFIVCIFLSLQRGFMVYDLNVSLTSGGPFKSTEMVSMHVYEQAFLARDYGLGQAEAFVLFILVAAITLLQVYFSKKLEVEA, from the coding sequence ATGCTGACCGAAAAAGGATTATGGACACGTCTGCGAACCCGCCTGATCTTTACTGGCCCAACATTATTTGCGTTTGCTACAGTGATGATTATTCCATTTTTGTATGGTATTTATTTGACGTTTACGAACTGGGATGGCATTGCCATCGATCAAAACTTTGTTGGCTGGGATAATTATATTGGTGTGTTCAAGGACACCGTGTTCTGGAAATCATTCGGGATGACACTGGAGTACGTATTTATTACCGTTGTGCTGACCAATGCGGTTGCCTTCCTGCTCGCTTATGCGGTGACCCGGGGAATGAAGGCGCAGGGCTGGTTTCGGGCCGGATTCTTCCTGCCGAATCTGGTGGGTGGAATCGTGCTTGGTTTCATCTGGCAGTTTATTTTTAATCAGGTACTCGTCTTTGCGGGACAAAAAATGAACCTCACTCTGTTTTCCACCTCCTGGCTGGCTGACCCGGATAAAGCGTTCTGGGCACTCATTGTGGTGACTGTTTGGCAGTATGCCGGCTATATGATGGTTATCTACATTGCAGGACTGATGAATGTGCCGAAGGATGTTATGGAAGCAGCCAGCATAGATGGGGCAAGTAATCGGAAAATGCTGGCGCGCATTGTATTGCCGCTGATGGTTCCTTCGTTTATTGTCTGCATCTTTTTGTCACTGCAACGGGGTTTCATGGTGTATGATCTGAACGTCTCCCTGACCAGTGGCGGGCCCTTCAAGAGCACCGAGATGGTATCCATGCATGTCTATGAGCAGGCCTTTCTTGCTCGTGACTACGGATTGGGGCAGGCAGAAGCCTTTGTGCTGTTTATCCTTGTAGCCGCCATCACACTGCTCCAGGTTTATTTCAGCAAAAAACTGGAGGTCGAGGCATGA
- a CDS encoding glycoside hydrolase family 32 protein produces the protein MNQERYQKQDIDTRQEADLGLTSSSAHPKESYTIARANAYIKEHRHQVDPTYRMAYHLMPEVGWMNDPNGFIYFGRMYHMFYQHYPYEPVWGPMHWGHAVSRDLVTWSYLPVALAPDQSYDSGGCFSGSAIVQDGKLVLMYTGHVVTGPDKDNDYLQTQNIAVSDNGIDFVKSAMNPVIRLDQIPAHTSPKDFRDPKVFERNGVYYCVLGSNDAGGKGVILLYRSADLLDWSYVNIMAQSDGTLGDNWECPDLFTLDGRDVLIMSPQRMPAQGDNYRNLHSTVYMMGTLDEDQGVLKYEQYVPLDCGFDFYAPQTMEDAQGRRIMVAWMDTWETEIPTQQSHAWAGAMTLPRQLIRRGDRLIFQPLPELIQYRSEDNEQYGIHLNGDEHDLDLGISGDRYEMYAVFEAEQARQFGLKLRTGEDEETVISYDVQQRRLCLNRERAGQGPGGERAATVELLDGKLELHIFMDVSSIELFIQQGEQVMTGRIYPGPNSTGIKAFASGTCTLTELRKWDIRIPQ, from the coding sequence ATGAACCAGGAACGATACCAGAAACAGGACATAGACACAAGGCAAGAGGCAGACCTTGGACTGACGAGTTCTTCGGCTCACCCGAAGGAGAGTTATACAATCGCCCGGGCCAACGCATATATCAAGGAACATCGACATCAGGTTGATCCAACCTATCGAATGGCCTATCATTTGATGCCAGAGGTGGGCTGGATGAATGATCCCAACGGCTTCATATACTTTGGTCGGATGTATCATATGTTCTATCAGCATTATCCCTACGAACCGGTATGGGGGCCGATGCACTGGGGCCATGCGGTGAGCCGTGATTTGGTTACGTGGTCGTATCTGCCGGTTGCACTGGCACCCGATCAGAGCTACGACAGTGGAGGCTGTTTCTCTGGAAGTGCAATCGTGCAGGACGGCAAGTTAGTGCTGATGTACACGGGGCATGTCGTGACTGGACCCGACAAGGATAACGATTACTTGCAGACACAGAATATCGCTGTCTCGGACAATGGAATTGATTTTGTCAAAAGCGCGATGAATCCGGTCATTCGGCTGGATCAAATCCCAGCGCATACCAGTCCCAAGGACTTCCGTGATCCAAAAGTGTTTGAACGAAACGGTGTGTACTATTGCGTCCTTGGATCGAATGATGCTGGGGGCAAAGGTGTCATTCTGTTGTACCGTTCAGCGGACTTGCTGGATTGGAGTTATGTTAACATTATGGCCCAGAGTGACGGAACGCTTGGTGACAATTGGGAATGTCCCGATCTGTTTACACTGGATGGCCGAGATGTGCTGATCATGTCTCCGCAGCGTATGCCTGCTCAGGGAGATAACTATCGCAACTTGCATTCGACCGTTTATATGATGGGAACGCTGGATGAAGACCAAGGTGTACTGAAGTACGAGCAGTACGTTCCGCTGGACTGTGGCTTCGACTTTTACGCACCTCAGACAATGGAGGATGCACAGGGACGACGAATCATGGTGGCCTGGATGGATACGTGGGAAACGGAAATTCCGACACAACAGTCTCATGCCTGGGCTGGAGCGATGACCTTGCCGAGACAACTAATTCGTAGGGGAGACCGATTGATATTCCAGCCGCTTCCCGAACTTATACAGTACAGATCGGAAGATAATGAGCAGTATGGTATACATCTAAATGGTGATGAACATGATCTTGATCTTGGAATCAGCGGAGACCGCTACGAGATGTATGCTGTATTCGAAGCGGAACAGGCACGACAATTCGGGTTGAAGCTGCGCACGGGTGAGGATGAAGAAACAGTGATTTCCTATGATGTGCAGCAGCGTCGTTTATGCTTAAATCGCGAGCGGGCCGGACAAGGGCCGGGGGGAGAACGTGCTGCGACAGTGGAACTGCTTGACGGGAAACTGGAACTTCATATTTTTATGGATGTCAGCTCCATTGAGTTGTTCATCCAGCAGGGAGAGCAGGTAATGACAGGGCGGATATATCCTGGGCCAAACTCAACAGGTATTAAGGCTTTCGCGTCCGGAACGTGTACATTGACCGAACTTCGCAAGTGGGATATACGAATTCCTCAATAA
- a CDS encoding LacI family DNA-binding transcriptional regulator: MATIHDVALRAGVSVTTVSRVLNNRGYISQKTRDKVYQTMDELNYRPNEIARSLLRKQSNVIGLIIPDVSHPFFGELANYVEYHAYQNGFKIMLCNSHMDPSKEREYVEMLKGNRVDGIIMGSHTLEVDEYMNLHSPIVTFDRKIGEDIPFISSDNYQGGVMAAELLLSKNRRHLAHICGNLELQMLSNRRTTGFVDTLQAHGVKPVMIHETDLNVFDQHQYTELVDKLLAQHPEVDGLFVTSDLMAVHALKQIVLGGRKVPDEIAIVGYDDSRAAGYTVPGITTIRQPVEDMAKLAIDLIRRQIAEEKIGMEHILPVALVERETT, from the coding sequence ATGGCAACTATTCATGATGTTGCACTCAGGGCAGGAGTTTCTGTAACTACCGTCTCGCGTGTATTAAACAACCGGGGATATATCAGTCAGAAGACTCGGGACAAAGTGTATCAAACCATGGACGAACTGAACTATCGACCCAACGAAATTGCCCGTTCTCTTCTGCGTAAGCAATCCAATGTTATAGGCTTGATTATTCCCGATGTATCCCATCCGTTTTTTGGAGAACTGGCTAACTATGTCGAGTACCATGCATACCAGAATGGATTTAAAATTATGTTATGCAATTCCCACATGGACCCTTCCAAAGAGCGTGAATATGTGGAAATGCTCAAGGGTAATCGCGTGGATGGCATTATTATGGGAAGTCATACACTGGAAGTCGATGAGTATATGAACCTGCATTCCCCAATCGTGACCTTTGATCGTAAGATCGGTGAAGACATCCCATTTATCTCATCGGATAACTATCAGGGAGGGGTTATGGCTGCTGAGTTGCTGCTCTCGAAGAACAGACGGCATTTGGCACATATTTGCGGTAATTTGGAATTGCAAATGCTGTCCAATCGCCGGACGACAGGTTTCGTTGATACATTGCAGGCTCATGGAGTCAAGCCGGTCATGATTCATGAAACCGATCTGAATGTGTTTGATCAGCATCAGTATACGGAATTGGTGGATAAGCTGCTTGCACAACACCCGGAGGTGGATGGGCTGTTTGTAACGAGTGATCTGATGGCAGTGCATGCGCTGAAGCAGATCGTGTTGGGTGGGCGCAAGGTACCTGATGAGATCGCTATTGTAGGTTATGATGACAGTCGTGCGGCAGGGTATACGGTGCCTGGCATAACAACGATTAGGCAGCCGGTGGAGGACATGGCTAAGCTTGCGATTGATCTGATTCGGCGCCAGATCGCGGAAGAGAAGATCGGAATGGAGCATATTCTGCCAGTTGCCTTAGTGGAGAGAGAGACGACCTGA
- a CDS encoding FixH family protein translates to MSGQARWFMPFIVLVLLTVGCSYEEQSQSGEMPEMIKVKLVVPEKATLHKPIQLQVKLTQGDAPLSHADNVQFQVWNELDDPPSVSPEQGMMTADELENQGAITANETEEGLYEIQHTFEEPGTYVVQVHVTHGAMHSMPRARIVAE, encoded by the coding sequence ATGAGTGGACAAGCTCGTTGGTTCATGCCCTTCATTGTTCTGGTCCTCCTGACAGTGGGATGCTCCTATGAGGAACAGTCACAATCGGGTGAGATGCCAGAGATGATCAAAGTGAAACTTGTCGTTCCGGAGAAGGCTACTCTTCATAAACCAATACAGTTGCAGGTGAAGCTTACACAGGGAGATGCACCGTTAAGCCATGCCGACAATGTGCAATTTCAGGTCTGGAATGAGCTTGATGATCCGCCTTCTGTATCTCCGGAACAAGGTATGATGACAGCGGACGAACTGGAGAATCAGGGGGCTATTACTGCCAATGAGACAGAGGAAGGGCTGTATGAAATCCAGCATACCTTTGAAGAACCAGGCACGTATGTCGTACAGGTCCATGTTACGCACGGAGCAATGCATAGCATGCCCAGAGCAAGAATTGTAGCGGAATGA
- a CDS encoding disulfide oxidoreductase encodes MSTSSKSERPARNVDTRLFVAWAVSVIATGGSLYFSEIKGYLPCDLCWYQRIFMYPLTILLGIAYFKDDVGITKYVLPLSFVGGGISLYHVTIQRIFSATGNAVACGKVPCYTDYLNWFGFITIPLLALIAFIIIIVMLWGIGKTPKSS; translated from the coding sequence ATGAGTACATCATCAAAATCGGAGCGTCCAGCGAGAAATGTGGATACCCGGTTATTTGTTGCTTGGGCCGTTTCCGTTATTGCAACAGGGGGGAGTCTCTATTTCAGTGAGATCAAGGGATATCTACCATGTGATCTGTGCTGGTATCAGCGTATATTCATGTATCCACTAACCATCTTGCTGGGCATTGCTTACTTCAAGGATGACGTGGGCATCACGAAATACGTACTCCCACTTAGTTTTGTCGGGGGCGGCATTTCGTTATATCACGTAACGATCCAGCGTATTTTCTCGGCTACAGGCAACGCCGTTGCATGCGGCAAGGTTCCGTGTTATACCGATTATCTGAACTGGTTTGGTTTTATCACCATTCCACTACTCGCACTGATTGCCTTTATTATCATCATTGTGATGCTCTGGGGTATCGGCAAAACACCAAAATCTTCTTGA
- a CDS encoding carbohydrate ABC transporter permease, which yields MAGQSRILNWMKFIALIIVMILFVFPFVLLIVNSFKANQAITSDPLGLPSSFQFDNYVNAFDKMGYVSAFSNSLLITIAGVLLIALFAAMTAHYFVRHNSKVNQYLFFLMVAAMIIPFQAIMIPLVKIYGSLSLLDNKWSLIYMYIGFGSPLAVFIYHGFIKSIPLELEEAALMDGCGRVQTFFRIVLPVLLPTTVTISVLNVLWIWNDFLLPSLVLTSSEQRTLPLSTFYFYGTYTVDYGPLMAGLVLTLLPVLIVYLFAQKYIIQGVMQGAIK from the coding sequence ATGGCTGGACAATCGCGCATTCTCAACTGGATGAAGTTTATTGCATTAATCATTGTGATGATTTTGTTTGTATTTCCGTTTGTACTTCTCATCGTCAATTCGTTCAAGGCTAACCAGGCAATTACTTCCGATCCGCTGGGCTTGCCAAGCTCCTTTCAATTCGATAATTACGTCAATGCGTTTGACAAAATGGGATATGTATCCGCCTTCAGCAATTCGTTGCTCATAACCATTGCAGGTGTATTGCTGATTGCTCTTTTTGCGGCGATGACAGCCCATTACTTTGTTCGTCACAATAGCAAGGTGAATCAGTATCTCTTTTTCCTGATGGTAGCTGCGATGATTATTCCGTTTCAGGCTATTATGATTCCGCTGGTTAAAATATACGGATCGCTCAGCCTGCTGGATAACAAGTGGTCGCTAATCTACATGTATATTGGCTTTGGCAGTCCGCTCGCCGTATTTATCTATCATGGCTTTATCAAAAGTATTCCCTTGGAGCTTGAAGAAGCGGCTCTAATGGATGGCTGCGGCAGAGTGCAAACCTTTTTTCGAATCGTACTGCCGGTGTTACTGCCAACAACCGTAACGATTAGCGTGCTGAATGTATTGTGGATATGGAATGATTTTCTGCTGCCTTCCCTGGTGCTGACTTCATCCGAGCAGCGTACACTGCCGCTGTCCACGTTTTATTTTTATGGGACATACACTGTCGATTACGGTCCATTGATGGCTGGTCTGGTCTTGACCCTGCTGCCAGTACTGATCGTGTATCTGTTTGCGCAGAAGTACATTATTCAGGGGGTCATGCAAGGGGCTATCAAATAA
- a CDS encoding MerR family transcriptional regulator has product METMTRGMLAKRTGVSMATLRYYEDSGILPAPRRSSNGYRVYTEDYLVKIKFIKDAQLLGYSLKEIQETLQLLSQEDMEKDTLKTLVRDQIADIQKHIDHLEQMQIHLARLLHTPEDDIDNYIQTFRVQKKEL; this is encoded by the coding sequence ATGGAAACCATGACAAGAGGAATGTTGGCCAAGCGTACAGGTGTGAGTATGGCAACCCTCCGTTACTACGAGGATAGTGGAATTCTGCCTGCTCCCCGTCGTTCCTCCAATGGATATCGGGTGTATACCGAGGATTATCTGGTCAAAATCAAGTTCATTAAGGATGCCCAGTTGCTGGGTTATTCCTTAAAGGAGATACAAGAGACCCTGCAACTGCTCAGCCAGGAAGACATGGAAAAGGATACGTTAAAAACACTCGTCCGTGACCAAATCGCTGACATTCAGAAGCATATTGACCATCTGGAACAGATGCAGATTCATCTGGCACGACTGTTGCATACACCGGAGGACGATATCGACAATTATATTCAAACGTTCAGGGTGCAAAAGAAAGAGTTATAA
- a CDS encoding lipase codes for MMKLIEWILVLVTIGAALCIPMYSKRRKLAAGMSAALILALLLHGILDSFRVMLLPTYLVAGIIFIVLIIKVVKEYRNRVTGHFAEKQKPKWRSWLQLTLVAMLALVSGAGSGLLTWYFPAFTIPDPTGQFAIGTFSQQLVDETREETFTPESGDKRELMINVWYPVNPEDAKGITPESYPAELGEAISLVFGIPPKVFSYLDTIPTHVVKGAAISDASPSYPVVLFSPGVRSARFQSMTAVEELVSHGYIVVGMDHPYTSARVTFPDGRKVSYEAGPEFATSEELYQYNVEGVGIRAADARFVLDTLEQWNRNDPNQVLEGRLDLNHTGIMGHSYGGATTAEALAQDERLHAGLSLEGGFWGSVSKTSLKQPFMYIMSGETAKSFDPNATSKDNVFYPEFEPDLDHVMTSSLNDTYYLTVENFFHQSFTDISLISPKLFARGMTPEHNVDITRSYALAFFDRYLKGEEQSLLQGPASPFPEVTYDTKYTKIRNEQAQ; via the coding sequence ATGATGAAACTAATTGAATGGATACTGGTACTTGTAACGATTGGCGCAGCGTTGTGTATACCTATGTACTCAAAGCGTCGGAAACTTGCGGCAGGGATGTCGGCTGCCTTGATATTAGCATTGCTGCTTCACGGTATATTAGATTCGTTTCGCGTGATGCTGCTGCCAACGTATCTTGTTGCAGGCATAATCTTCATCGTATTAATCATTAAGGTAGTGAAAGAGTATCGTAACAGAGTCACTGGGCATTTTGCAGAGAAGCAGAAACCGAAATGGCGTTCTTGGCTTCAACTTACGCTGGTTGCGATGCTAGCGCTGGTCTCTGGCGCTGGCTCAGGACTGCTCACTTGGTATTTTCCAGCATTTACAATACCTGATCCTACGGGGCAGTTTGCGATCGGTACATTTTCGCAACAATTGGTGGATGAAACCCGTGAAGAGACGTTTACACCCGAAAGCGGGGACAAACGTGAACTGATGATTAACGTGTGGTATCCAGTGAACCCGGAGGATGCCAAGGGGATAACTCCTGAGTCTTACCCGGCTGAACTTGGAGAAGCCATCAGTCTGGTATTTGGTATCCCGCCCAAGGTGTTCAGCTACCTTGATACCATTCCGACACATGTGGTTAAAGGCGCAGCCATATCAGACGCAAGCCCTTCTTATCCGGTGGTGCTGTTCTCTCCTGGTGTCCGTTCTGCCCGTTTCCAGAGCATGACTGCTGTCGAGGAACTGGTCAGCCATGGCTATATTGTTGTAGGTATGGATCATCCGTATACCTCAGCTCGCGTTACCTTCCCCGATGGGCGTAAAGTGTCTTATGAAGCCGGACCTGAATTTGCAACGTCAGAAGAACTGTATCAATATAATGTGGAGGGGGTAGGCATTCGTGCAGCAGATGCACGTTTTGTACTCGACACGCTTGAACAGTGGAACCGGAATGATCCCAATCAGGTGCTGGAGGGCAGGCTTGACCTGAATCATACAGGCATTATGGGGCACTCTTATGGCGGGGCTACAACAGCCGAAGCACTCGCACAGGATGAACGTTTACATGCAGGACTCAGTCTGGAAGGCGGCTTCTGGGGCAGCGTCTCCAAGACATCATTAAAACAACCTTTTATGTACATCATGTCTGGTGAAACGGCTAAAAGCTTCGATCCGAATGCGACATCCAAAGATAATGTGTTCTACCCTGAGTTTGAGCCGGATCTGGACCATGTGATGACGAGCAGTCTGAATGATACCTATTATCTGACGGTGGAGAATTTCTTCCATCAGAGCTTTACGGATATTTCATTAATTTCCCCGAAACTATTTGCCAGAGGCATGACGCCAGAACATAATGTGGATATAACAAGATCCTATGCGCTCGCATTCTTTGACCGTTATCTCAAAGGGGAGGAGCAGTCGTTATTGCAAGGCCCTGCATCTCCATTTCCTGAGGTCACTTATGATACCAAATATACCAAGATACGCAACGAACAAGCACAATAA